A region from the Lycium barbarum isolate Lr01 chromosome 8, ASM1917538v2, whole genome shotgun sequence genome encodes:
- the LOC132606193 gene encoding glycerophosphodiester phosphodiesterase GDPD4 isoform X2 has translation MERQQQRRLRLERHGLRPKLRVVFNSRKVFRSLLIGLALIAILPPIYFHFRLRTFHQMQSQKCSWLRSIPLVCAHGGDSSKAFPNTMAAYQTALNSQADCIEVDVSRSSDGVLFALHDRDLQRITGTNNSKVSYLSSKEIKELDAVHQLKLEHHDLTVPTLEDALKLIAGSVRQVILDIKVGPPSYEKEFAKDLLSVVDNTGCKNCLVWAKSDSFSRDVMKLSSDVMCCDRRAPSRQRREAWRGVALPPFRAVVSSPSKGAPKVLMAPRRGDSGYLK, from the exons ATGGAGAGGCAACAGCAGCGTCGACTCCGGTTGGAGAGGCATGGGCTTAGGCCTAAGCTGAGAGTTGTTTTCAATTCCAGAAAGGTCTTCAGATCTCTCCTCATTGGACTCGCCCTCATCGCCATTCTTCCCCCTATTTACTTCCACTTTCGTCTCCGAACATTCCATCAG ATGCAATCACAGAAATGCAGTTGGCTGCGCAGTATTCCTCTGGTCTGTGCCCATGGTGGTGATTCGTCGAAGGCCTTTCCCAACACT ATGGCTGCATACCAAACTGCTCTTAATTCTCAGGCTGACTGCATTGAAGTTGATGTTTCTCGTTCTTCAGATGGCGTGTTGTTTGCCCTCCATGACCG GGATTTGCAACGGATAACTGGGACCAACAATTCTAAAGTTTCATACCTTAGCTCAAAGGAG ATTAAAGAGCTAGATGCAGTTCATCAGCTTAAGTTGGAGCATCATGATCTAACTGTTCCAACACTTGAAGATGCATTAAAG TTGATAGCAGGTTCCGTCCGGCAAGTAATTCTTGATATAAAAGTTGGTCCCCCGTCATATGAGAAAGAATTTGCAAAGGATCTTCTTTCTGTT GTTGACAATACAGGCTGTAAGAATTGCCTTGTATGGGCTAAAAGTGACAGTTTTTCAAGAGACGTGATGAAACTGTCATCAGATGTTATG TGTTGTGACAGGCGAGCGCCATCTCGCCAAAGGCGAGAGGCGTGGCGAGGCGTGGCTCTGCCGCCTTTTAGGGCTGTGGTGAGCTCACCTTCAAAAGGCGCGCCAAAGGTGCTAATGGCGCCGAGGCGAGGCGACAGTgggtatttaaaataa
- the LOC132606193 gene encoding glycerophosphodiester phosphodiesterase GDPD4 isoform X1 produces MERQQQRRLRLERHGLRPKLRVVFNSRKVFRSLLIGLALIAILPPIYFHFRLRTFHQMQSQKCSWLRSIPLVCAHGGDSSKAFPNTMAAYQTALNSQADCIEVDVSRSSDGVLFALHDRDLQRITGTNNSKVSYLSSKEIKELDAVHQLKLEHHDLTVPTLEDALKLIAGSVRQVILDIKVGPPSYEKEFAKDLLSVVDNTGCKNCLVWAKSDSFSRDVMKLSSDVMVGYTVMIDLSTGTRMKLLRMRGAAVVGVYHPLIDENLMKILHGRNKKVYAWTVDDEDSMKKMLFERVDAIVTSNPSLLQRLMQDVRTQCLEEGFSLSP; encoded by the exons ATGGAGAGGCAACAGCAGCGTCGACTCCGGTTGGAGAGGCATGGGCTTAGGCCTAAGCTGAGAGTTGTTTTCAATTCCAGAAAGGTCTTCAGATCTCTCCTCATTGGACTCGCCCTCATCGCCATTCTTCCCCCTATTTACTTCCACTTTCGTCTCCGAACATTCCATCAG ATGCAATCACAGAAATGCAGTTGGCTGCGCAGTATTCCTCTGGTCTGTGCCCATGGTGGTGATTCGTCGAAGGCCTTTCCCAACACT ATGGCTGCATACCAAACTGCTCTTAATTCTCAGGCTGACTGCATTGAAGTTGATGTTTCTCGTTCTTCAGATGGCGTGTTGTTTGCCCTCCATGACCG GGATTTGCAACGGATAACTGGGACCAACAATTCTAAAGTTTCATACCTTAGCTCAAAGGAG ATTAAAGAGCTAGATGCAGTTCATCAGCTTAAGTTGGAGCATCATGATCTAACTGTTCCAACACTTGAAGATGCATTAAAG TTGATAGCAGGTTCCGTCCGGCAAGTAATTCTTGATATAAAAGTTGGTCCCCCGTCATATGAGAAAGAATTTGCAAAGGATCTTCTTTCTGTT GTTGACAATACAGGCTGTAAGAATTGCCTTGTATGGGCTAAAAGTGACAGTTTTTCAAGAGACGTGATGAAACTGTCATCAGATGTTATG GTAGGTTACACTGTCATGATAGACCTTTCAACAGGAACTAGAATGAAGCTATTAAGAATGAGAGGTGCTGCGGTTGTTGGTGTTTACCATCCTTTAATTGATGAGAATCTCATGAAAATCCTCCACGG GAGGAATAAAAAGGTTTATGCATGGACTGTTGATGATGAGGACTCAATGAAGAAAATGTTGTTTGAGCGGGTGGATGCTATTGTTACAAGCAATCCATCTTTACTTCAACGCCTTATGCAAGACGTGAGGACACAATGCCTCGAGGAAGGTTTTTCTTTGTCCCCTTGA